From one Tepidisphaeraceae bacterium genomic stretch:
- a CDS encoding sugar ABC transporter ATP-binding protein, with the protein MQFAVDNLSKSYGATRALTEVSLTFTSGEVHALVGENGAGKSTLGKVLAGIVTPDGGSVLVDGRRACFTGPADAREAGIGIILQELDLFPHLSVAENMAAGTVRSSGWLVRRAQMEAQCVPHLRRVGLAIDPRRPLGELPIGHVQLVAIARALMTDARLIVMDEPTSSLATDDADRLLDLIRDLARRGIGIVYVSHKMDEIFRIADRVTVLRDGRHVSTDAAADTDVAQVIARMVGRDLAFEPQAVRPMGSILLETVGLRSAAVAGVDLALHRGEVLGIAGLVGCGRTELGRAIFGLDRITGGTMRLRGEPFAPRSPRDAMRRGIGLLPEDRKLQGLLLGDSVLRNSTITVLGRFSFKGFIRRGPEVRAARAVHERTRLKAASLSAPMRSLSGGNQQKVLLAKWLLAEPDVLFLDEPTRGIDIAAKADIYRLIDELAATGKGVLLVSSELPELLRCSDRILVLHEGRSVGVVDAASTTQEQIMAMATGRKVA; encoded by the coding sequence ATGCAGTTTGCCGTCGATAATCTCTCAAAGTCATACGGTGCGACCCGTGCGTTAACCGAGGTCAGCTTGACCTTTACATCCGGTGAGGTCCATGCATTGGTAGGCGAGAATGGGGCGGGCAAAAGCACCTTGGGGAAGGTGCTGGCAGGGATCGTGACGCCCGACGGCGGTTCGGTTCTTGTGGATGGTCGGCGGGCGTGTTTCACTGGTCCCGCTGATGCCCGCGAGGCCGGCATCGGGATCATCCTGCAGGAATTGGACCTGTTCCCTCACTTGTCGGTAGCCGAGAACATGGCCGCAGGCACGGTTCGTTCCAGTGGCTGGCTCGTCCGCCGCGCGCAGATGGAGGCGCAATGCGTGCCCCACCTGCGGCGCGTTGGCCTCGCGATCGACCCCCGACGACCCCTCGGCGAGTTGCCGATCGGTCACGTGCAGTTGGTGGCCATCGCCCGGGCGCTGATGACGGACGCCCGGTTGATCGTCATGGATGAGCCGACGAGTTCGCTAGCCACCGATGATGCGGACCGCCTGCTTGACCTTATCCGTGACTTGGCACGGCGCGGGATCGGGATCGTCTACGTGTCGCACAAGATGGATGAGATCTTCCGCATCGCCGACCGCGTCACCGTGTTACGCGATGGCCGGCATGTTTCAACTGACGCGGCGGCCGACACCGACGTTGCGCAGGTTATCGCGCGAATGGTCGGTCGTGATCTCGCCTTTGAACCGCAGGCCGTCCGACCGATGGGCTCGATCCTGCTGGAGACGGTGGGCCTGCGCAGCGCAGCGGTGGCCGGCGTCGACCTCGCGCTTCACCGCGGCGAAGTACTGGGCATCGCCGGCCTCGTCGGCTGCGGGCGCACCGAGCTGGGACGTGCGATCTTCGGGCTCGACCGTATCACGGGTGGCACGATGCGGCTGCGAGGCGAACCGTTCGCGCCGCGCTCGCCGCGCGACGCGATGCGACGGGGCATCGGTCTCTTGCCGGAAGACCGAAAGCTTCAGGGGCTTCTGCTCGGCGATTCGGTGTTGCGAAACAGCACGATCACGGTGTTGGGGCGCTTCAGCTTCAAGGGGTTCATCCGGCGCGGACCCGAGGTGCGAGCGGCCCGCGCGGTGCATGAGCGGACCCGCCTGAAGGCCGCCTCGCTCTCGGCACCGATGCGATCGTTGAGCGGTGGCAATCAGCAGAAGGTGCTGCTGGCCAAGTGGCTGTTGGCCGAGCCCGACGTGCTGTTCCTCGACGAGCCCACGCGCGGCATCGACATCGCCGCCAAGGCCGACATCTACCGCCTCATCGACGAGTTGGCCGCCACGGGCAAAGGGGTACTGCTGGTGAGTTCCGAACTGCCGGAACTGCTGCGATGCAGCGATCGCATCCTAGTGCTTCACGAGGGTCGAAG
- a CDS encoding LacI family DNA-binding transcriptional regulator yields the protein MSVLEPSTMTAADLASKLGLSRATVSYVLSGDGERRKISPKTIDRVRRMAAELKYVPNESAQNLRRGRSGMILLLIGNLEFGFANGVMAGMAGVLDDTGYSPFVTTHWFDEAKNHRELISAMRRRVEAVVCQPLPGEAQAYAELERLGIPLIFLGDHPDDLKGASFVGWDSAAAARVAVQHLVDCGRRRIGHIGVDYPMVMSRARYAAYEAVLHENRLPTSPDMVHIARSYHTADEVLDPAIERFFRPGGPDLDAIFVLNDGLALPLLEKLDARGIRVPEDIALVGMGDLPLTGHAAIGLTTVREPTDLIGRHAAEAAMELIASPEREPIYRPIEGCELKVRRTTAGHLKNV from the coding sequence ATGTCGGTACTTGAACCCTCAACCATGACCGCGGCTGACTTGGCTAGCAAGCTCGGCTTGTCGCGCGCTACGGTTTCGTACGTCCTCAGTGGCGACGGCGAGCGGCGCAAGATATCGCCGAAGACCATCGACCGTGTTCGTCGCATGGCCGCCGAGCTGAAGTACGTGCCGAACGAGTCGGCTCAGAACCTGCGGCGGGGGCGCAGTGGGATGATCCTGCTGTTGATCGGCAATCTGGAGTTCGGGTTCGCCAATGGTGTGATGGCGGGGATGGCGGGGGTGCTGGACGATACCGGCTACTCGCCGTTCGTAACTACGCATTGGTTCGATGAGGCGAAGAATCACCGCGAGTTGATCTCTGCGATGCGTCGCCGGGTGGAAGCGGTCGTCTGCCAGCCGCTTCCGGGTGAGGCGCAGGCGTATGCCGAACTGGAGCGGCTGGGCATTCCGCTGATCTTCCTTGGTGATCATCCCGACGACCTGAAGGGGGCCAGCTTCGTCGGTTGGGATTCGGCCGCCGCGGCGCGGGTGGCGGTGCAGCACTTGGTTGATTGCGGTCGCCGGCGGATCGGGCACATCGGGGTCGATTACCCGATGGTCATGAGCCGCGCCCGTTACGCCGCGTACGAAGCGGTGCTGCACGAGAACCGCTTGCCGACGTCCCCCGACATGGTTCACATCGCCCGCTCCTATCACACCGCCGACGAGGTGCTCGACCCGGCGATCGAGCGGTTCTTCCGTCCCGGCGGGCCGGATCTGGATGCGATCTTCGTGCTGAACGACGGCCTGGCACTGCCGCTGTTGGAAAAGCTCGACGCGCGCGGCATCCGCGTGCCTGAGGACATCGCTTTGGTCGGGATGGGCGACTTGCCGCTGACCGGTCATGCCGCCATCGGGTTGACAACGGTTCGCGAGCCGACCGACCTGATCGGCCGCCACGCCGCTGAGGCGGCGATGGAGCTGATCGCGTCGCCGGAGCGTGAGCCGATCTACCGCCCCATCGAAGGGTGCGAGCTCAAAGTACGGCGTACGACTGCAGGACACCTGAAAAACGTTTGA